The following are encoded together in the Ezakiella massiliensis genome:
- a CDS encoding C40 family peptidase, translating into MDKKLKKDFQKKIIRNRDAPEKNLESKLVHSDDYTNKIIKTKDRFGDKISEKESKLIHENVLAKDRKQDKLKEFQKSKNKEKIRKEVLDNKNKTEETKQTNLEIRADESFKLDEDLDVDFKKVNFDSENSRNINSNKLTTDDISAKAQPISNKKASSKRQVIKNYEDKLIHSKDKFQDKINERESKRIHTSEEKPIEAKKSKRIYRIDKLVKDEVSKNDSNANIDKKQKQKLYQENKFRDKEKISKEIDKENKISEVDTEKTFDNSELKDNNQEFMKDEKETSLKPSEQKKVNKKKTYYKRKNYESDKFTRKKIDDLKNESKKVTTKDSKKAQDVKDFISDKKIGELEKSKSKLKNNILKNKTKGGLSSGVLLSGAKSSELVRDYLSSGSDNTGVESGEKAANVSSKLQHGIRKYKLDKKKKSLKKLSKFDKKIRNRKSKLEFKSGLEDLKKSDAYIKKNRFKKFYQRKQMKSMIAKKHETRLVDRVKKAILSLGKASKELIVRKSKMILFLVIGLGLMISIMIGGGSVGMSGLSNSVNSVMTTTYLSQDTVLSEVNQEFSSMEYDLQSQIESVKTSHPGYDEYIINKEGEIGHNTHELLSYITSRCGEVKSASEVKGILKDLFDTMYKLDFKEEIEIRTRTVARTRYDSRGNPYTSYEKEEYEYKKLIVTLKKKEMDEVVREIFKDYPDNVVHYEALLEAKGNMGDVFGSGNGDLGEIVDNPNFGNPGLAFDSATAKALFNEAEKHIGKRYVFGASGPSNFDCSGFVCWSFTKSGVKRMPRTTAWRIYKDYCNPVSPSEAQPGDIIFFHSTYNSGTPISHVGIYAGNGMMIHAGDPIQYTSINSKYWKSHFYGFGRPR; encoded by the coding sequence ATGGATAAAAAACTAAAAAAAGATTTTCAAAAGAAAATTATACGAAATAGGGACGCTCCTGAAAAGAATCTTGAAAGTAAACTTGTTCATTCAGATGATTATACCAATAAGATTATTAAGACTAAGGATAGGTTCGGAGATAAAATTTCAGAAAAAGAATCTAAACTTATTCATGAGAATGTATTAGCTAAAGATCGAAAACAAGATAAACTAAAAGAATTTCAGAAGTCTAAAAACAAGGAAAAAATCAGAAAAGAAGTTTTAGATAATAAGAATAAGACTGAAGAAACAAAACAAACTAATCTTGAAATAAGGGCAGATGAAAGCTTTAAACTTGATGAAGACTTAGATGTAGACTTCAAAAAAGTAAATTTTGATAGTGAAAACAGTAGAAATATTAATTCTAATAAACTAACAACAGATGATATTTCAGCTAAGGCTCAACCAATAAGCAATAAGAAGGCATCAAGTAAAAGACAAGTTATCAAAAATTACGAGGATAAACTTATTCATAGTAAGGATAAATTCCAAGACAAAATAAACGAGAGAGAGTCTAAGCGAATCCACACAAGTGAAGAAAAACCTATTGAAGCAAAGAAGAGCAAGAGAATATATAGAATAGATAAGCTTGTTAAAGATGAAGTAAGCAAGAACGACAGTAATGCTAATATCGATAAAAAGCAAAAGCAGAAACTTTATCAAGAAAATAAGTTTAGAGATAAGGAAAAAATTTCTAAAGAAATAGATAAAGAAAATAAGATAAGCGAAGTTGATACAGAAAAAACTTTTGATAATTCTGAGCTTAAAGACAATAATCAAGAATTTATGAAGGATGAAAAGGAAACAAGCCTTAAACCTTCAGAACAAAAGAAAGTTAATAAAAAGAAGACTTACTACAAAAGAAAAAATTATGAAAGTGATAAATTTACTCGCAAGAAAATCGATGACTTAAAAAATGAATCTAAGAAAGTTACAACGAAAGATTCCAAGAAAGCACAAGATGTTAAAGATTTTATCTCAGATAAAAAGATTGGAGAGCTTGAAAAGTCTAAAAGTAAGCTAAAGAATAATATCCTAAAAAACAAAACTAAAGGAGGTCTATCTTCTGGGGTTTTATTATCTGGAGCTAAGTCTTCAGAGTTGGTGAGAGATTATTTAAGTTCAGGATCTGACAATACTGGTGTAGAATCTGGAGAAAAGGCCGCTAATGTAAGCTCTAAACTCCAGCATGGAATAAGGAAGTATAAGCTAGACAAAAAGAAAAAGTCATTAAAAAAGCTATCTAAATTTGATAAAAAAATAAGAAATAGAAAAAGTAAGTTGGAGTTTAAAAGTGGCTTGGAAGATTTAAAAAAATCAGATGCCTATATAAAGAAAAATAGATTTAAGAAGTTTTACCAAAGAAAGCAAATGAAGAGCATGATAGCTAAAAAGCACGAAACAAGACTTGTAGATAGAGTTAAAAAAGCTATTTTAAGTCTAGGTAAGGCTTCTAAAGAGCTAATCGTAAGAAAAAGTAAGATGATTCTATTTCTAGTAATAGGACTAGGTCTTATGATATCAATCATGATTGGTGGTGGAAGTGTTGGTATGAGTGGACTAAGCAATTCAGTAAACTCAGTAATGACAACAACATACCTATCACAAGATACAGTTCTAAGTGAAGTAAATCAAGAATTTTCATCAATGGAATATGACCTACAATCACAAATAGAAAGTGTAAAAACAAGTCATCCTGGATATGATGAATACATCATAAACAAAGAAGGAGAAATTGGTCATAATACCCATGAACTTTTATCCTATATAACTTCAAGATGTGGAGAAGTAAAATCAGCATCTGAAGTAAAAGGAATTTTAAAAGATCTTTTCGATACGATGTATAAACTTGATTTTAAAGAAGAAATTGAAATTAGAACAAGAACAGTAGCAAGAACTAGATATGATAGTCGTGGCAATCCTTACACTAGCTATGAAAAAGAAGAGTACGAATATAAAAAGTTAATTGTAACTTTAAAGAAAAAAGAAATGGATGAAGTTGTTAGGGAAATATTTAAAGATTATCCAGATAATGTAGTTCATTATGAAGCTCTTCTTGAAGCTAAGGGAAATATGGGAGATGTCTTTGGATCAGGTAATGGGGACTTAGGAGAAATAGTAGATAATCCAAACTTTGGAAATCCTGGTCTTGCTTTTGATTCAGCTACTGCCAAAGCCTTATTTAATGAAGCAGAAAAACATATAGGCAAAAGATATGTGTTTGGAGCAAGTGGACCATCTAACTTTGACTGCTCAGGTTTTGTATGTTGGTCATTTACAAAGTCTGGTGTAAAGAGAATGCCAAGAACAACTGCATGGAGAATATACAAAGACTATTGTAACCCAGTCAGTCCAAGTGAAGCTCAACCTGGAGATATTATATTTTTCCATTCAACATATAACAGTGGAACACCAATATCTCACGTAGGAATATACGCAGGTAATGGAATGATGATTCACGCAGGAGATCCAATTCAATACACATCAATAAATTCAAAATATTGGAAATCACACTTTTATGGTTTTGGAAGACCAAGATAG
- a CDS encoding VirB4-like conjugal transfer ATPase, CD1110 family, with product MKQRKKQISDLNLREKQLKKDRKEVRRLKTKKDPTNSLLSLLLKKEKKRFTVEDTIPYIRMLPEGICQLDEKNYSKTISFQDINYQLALEEDRDLIFNQFANFLNSFDPSVHIELSYVNQLGRNKDLQDAIKIADKGDFYDDVRKEFREMLKLQLAKGNNGLKKMKYITFTTEADNLEQARAKLNRLEVDILSNFKSMGVRAESLDGEERLRLVHDMLNPDKNFYFSYKDLKKKESTKSHITPNIFNFAPVNNFKFGKYIGAVSHFQILASELSDRMLSEFLDIDDNIYVAFHIDVVEQAEAIKLIKRKNTDLDRMKIEEQKKAVRAGYDMDIIPSDINTFGADVKSMLSDLQNRDERLFVVTIVMMNFARTNQKLENTIAQISSIANRHNCQVKRLSHQQEQGLVSVLPLGVNQVEIKRFLTSSSTAVFMPFTTEELFIDSANSLYYGLNALSQNLIMADRKKLKNPNGLILGTPGSGKSFSAKREMANAILVTDDDVIICDPEGEYSNLVKQFNGEVIKVSAKSKDYLNPLDINMNYGDGDAPLKDKANFIMSMLELVVGGSGLTAAEKSVIDRCLPKIYQKYFEDPKPENMPILGDLYDMLLSQEEGVGRKLATEMEIYVKGSLNVFNNRSNVDLNRQLLCFDIKELGTQLKKIGMLVIQDQVWNKVSLNRGSKSTRYYIDEFHLLLKDPQTASYSVEIWKRFRKWGGIPTGITQNVKDLLTSQEIENIFDNTDFVLMLNQASGDRDILAKKLKISPYQLNYITNSNAGEGLLFFGNTIVPFIDKFPKDTMLYKLMTTKPEEAK from the coding sequence TTGAAGCAAAGAAAAAAGCAAATCAGCGACTTAAATCTAAGGGAAAAACAATTAAAAAAAGACCGAAAGGAAGTAAGAAGGCTAAAAACAAAGAAAGATCCAACAAATAGTCTTCTAAGTTTACTTTTAAAGAAAGAGAAAAAGAGATTTACTGTTGAGGATACAATTCCATATATAAGAATGTTACCAGAGGGGATTTGCCAGTTAGATGAAAAAAACTATTCAAAGACAATTTCATTTCAAGATATAAATTACCAGTTGGCATTGGAAGAAGATAGAGATTTAATCTTTAACCAATTTGCCAACTTTTTAAATTCTTTTGATCCAAGTGTCCACATTGAACTTTCGTATGTAAATCAATTAGGAAGAAATAAAGACCTACAAGATGCAATTAAAATTGCTGATAAGGGAGACTTCTATGACGATGTAAGAAAAGAGTTTAGGGAGATGTTAAAGCTTCAACTTGCAAAGGGCAATAACGGACTTAAAAAGATGAAGTATATAACCTTTACAACAGAAGCCGATAACCTAGAGCAAGCAAGAGCAAAGTTAAATAGACTTGAAGTAGATATTTTATCTAACTTTAAATCTATGGGAGTAAGAGCAGAAAGCCTTGATGGTGAAGAAAGGCTAAGACTTGTTCACGATATGTTAAATCCAGACAAAAACTTTTATTTTTCATATAAAGATTTGAAGAAGAAAGAGTCTACAAAGTCACATATAACTCCCAATATCTTTAATTTTGCACCAGTAAATAATTTTAAATTTGGTAAATATATTGGAGCAGTAAGCCATTTTCAAATACTTGCAAGTGAGTTATCAGACAGAATGTTATCTGAGTTTTTAGATATTGATGACAATATTTATGTAGCTTTTCATATAGATGTAGTTGAACAAGCAGAAGCCATTAAACTCATTAAGAGAAAAAATACAGACCTGGATAGAATGAAAATTGAAGAACAAAAGAAAGCAGTTCGAGCAGGATATGATATGGATATTATTCCATCAGATATAAATACTTTTGGTGCGGATGTTAAGTCCATGTTATCTGACTTACAAAATAGAGATGAAAGGCTCTTTGTAGTTACCATAGTAATGATGAATTTTGCTAGGACTAATCAAAAATTAGAAAATACTATTGCTCAAATCTCATCAATTGCTAACAGACATAATTGTCAGGTGAAAAGATTATCTCATCAGCAAGAGCAAGGACTTGTTTCTGTCTTACCTCTAGGAGTTAACCAAGTCGAGATAAAAAGATTTTTAACTTCATCATCAACGGCAGTATTTATGCCTTTTACAACAGAAGAGCTATTTATTGATTCAGCAAATTCTTTGTACTATGGCTTAAATGCCCTTAGCCAAAACTTAATTATGGCAGATAGGAAGAAACTCAAGAACCCTAACGGATTAATATTAGGAACACCAGGTTCTGGTAAATCTTTCTCGGCAAAGAGAGAGATGGCAAATGCAATTCTTGTAACAGACGATGATGTAATTATTTGTGATCCTGAAGGCGAGTATTCAAACCTTGTAAAACAATTTAATGGAGAAGTTATTAAAGTTTCAGCAAAATCAAAGGACTACCTTAATCCACTAGATATAAATATGAACTATGGAGATGGGGACGCACCTTTAAAGGATAAGGCAAACTTCATAATGTCTATGCTTGAACTTGTAGTAGGAGGATCTGGTCTTACTGCTGCAGAAAAATCAGTTATAGATAGGTGCTTACCAAAGATATACCAAAAATATTTTGAAGACCCAAAACCAGAAAATATGCCAATATTAGGAGATTTATACGATATGCTCCTATCTCAAGAAGAGGGAGTTGGTAGAAAACTCGCAACAGAAATGGAAATTTATGTTAAGGGAAGTCTTAATGTATTTAATAATAGGTCAAATGTTGACCTAAATAGGCAACTGCTCTGCTTTGATATAAAAGAGCTAGGAACACAACTTAAAAAAATAGGTATGCTTGTAATTCAAGACCAGGTTTGGAACAAGGTTTCCCTAAATAGAGGAAGTAAGTCTACAAGATACTATATAGATGAGTTCCACCTTTTATTAAAAGATCCACAAACTGCTTCATATTCAGTAGAAATCTGGAAAAGATTTAGAAAATGGGGTGGTATTCCAACAGGCATAACTCAAAACGTAAAAGACCTTTTAACAAGTCAGGAAATTGAAAATATCTTTGACAATACAGACTTTGTTCTAATGTTAAATCAAGCATCTGGAGATAGAGATATTCTTGCTAAGAAATTAAAAATATCGCCTTATCAGTTAAACTATATTACTAATTCAAACGCAGGTGAGGGACTCTTATTCTTTGGAAATACTATTGTTCCATTTATTGATAAATTCCCTAAAGACACCATGCTATATAAGCTAATGACAACAAAACCAGAAGAAGCTAAGTAG
- a CDS encoding CD1107 family mobile element protein has translation MNKSIKRGVAIALLLFTFTVPATTFAMTNEGQIESQNESIYEPQKEEFEKMLKDDVFTPSKEEIPYQDVPRIPGNTSEATKPSTNPPKKTPLVKGGNTKAVNNLATQENKARGSVIENVDRNGKDITPSGDTEKDKENPVDVRQFLTFQTKSGKTMHLIVDHSSNQDNVRLLTEVGEQDLLNMIESEDKNTIKVEEPKKEEVKKEEPKTVPVKEEKKSGIGSFLIVALVIGGVIGAGYYFKVVKVKEDKMLEDFEEDDEDYISESEDDDDDESHEESLDEDDELL, from the coding sequence ATGAATAAGAGTATTAAACGAGGAGTAGCCATAGCGTTACTCCTTTTTACATTTACAGTACCAGCAACTACATTTGCTATGACAAATGAAGGACAGATTGAAAGTCAAAACGAATCAATCTATGAACCACAAAAAGAAGAATTTGAAAAAATGTTGAAAGATGATGTTTTTACACCATCAAAAGAAGAAATTCCTTATCAAGATGTTCCAAGAATACCAGGAAATACTAGTGAAGCAACCAAGCCTTCAACTAATCCGCCTAAGAAAACACCACTTGTAAAAGGTGGTAATACAAAGGCAGTAAATAATCTTGCGACACAAGAAAATAAGGCAAGAGGTTCAGTAATTGAAAATGTCGATAGGAATGGAAAAGATATTACACCTAGTGGAGATACAGAAAAAGATAAAGAAAATCCAGTAGATGTAAGACAATTTTTAACATTTCAAACCAAAAGTGGAAAAACTATGCACCTAATAGTGGACCACTCATCAAATCAAGATAATGTAAGATTATTAACAGAGGTAGGAGAGCAAGACCTACTTAACATGATTGAATCAGAAGATAAAAATACTATAAAGGTTGAAGAGCCTAAGAAAGAAGAAGTAAAAAAAGAAGAACCTAAGACTGTTCCAGTAAAAGAAGAAAAGAAAAGCGGGATAGGTTCATTTCTAATTGTTGCACTTGTAATTGGAGGAGTTATAGGAGCAGGATATTATTTTAAGGTAGTCAAAGTAAAAGAAGATAAAATGTTGGAAGACTTTGAAGAAGATGATGAGGATTATATTAGTGAGTCAGAAGATGATGACGATGATGAAAGTCATGAAGAATCTTTAGATGAAGATGATGAACTATTATAA
- a CDS encoding replisome organizer, which produces MADKRMFSLKIVDSDLFLDMPLSSQCLYFHLSMRADDDGFVDNPKKIIKIIGANEDDLKILITKGFVIVFERGIIVITHWKINNYIRNDRRKETMYITEKQSLTQTENGAYIKLENLGIPNDNQVSTICPHSIGKGRLDKVSIDKGRGEKENQAAPVSFYGKYQNVRLTEEEYHKLKDKLQSHTDTMIEKLSRYIKSSGKYYKDHYVTILNWYEEDKDKLRQKGLNKKMNYDVGESL; this is translated from the coding sequence ATGGCAGATAAAAGAATGTTTTCACTAAAGATAGTGGATAGCGACTTATTTTTGGATATGCCACTAAGTAGTCAATGCCTGTATTTTCATTTATCAATGAGGGCAGATGATGATGGTTTTGTGGATAATCCAAAGAAGATAATAAAAATCATAGGAGCAAATGAAGATGATCTAAAAATCCTAATAACAAAAGGCTTTGTAATTGTCTTTGAAAGGGGAATTATTGTAATTACTCATTGGAAGATAAATAACTACATCAGGAATGACAGGCGAAAAGAAACGATGTATATTACAGAAAAACAAAGCTTAACACAAACAGAAAATGGAGCATATATCAAACTTGAAAATCTTGGTATACCAAATGACAACCAAGTGTCAACCATTTGTCCGCATAGTATAGGTAAGGGTAGATTAGATAAGGTTAGTATAGATAAGGGGAGAGGAGAAAAAGAAAACCAAGCAGCCCCAGTTTCTTTTTACGGAAAATATCAAAATGTTCGATTAACTGAAGAAGAATACCATAAGTTAAAGGATAAGCTGCAAAGTCATACAGATACAATGATTGAAAAGCTATCAAGATATATCAAAAGCTCTGGGAAATATTATAAAGACCATTATGTAACAATCCTTAATTGGTATGAAGAAGATAAAGACAAACTAAGACAGAAAGGTTTAAATAAAAAAATGAACTATGATGTAGGAGAATCTTTATAG
- a CDS encoding VirB6/TrbL-like conjugal transfer protein, CD1112 family, with protein MFGIFDKLTEFFKDMLLGGIKANLESMFLDINDKVGVIATDVGKTPMGWNGEVYNFIKNINDNVIVPIAGLIITAVLCIELINMVMQKNNMHDTDTFEFFKYIIKMFIAVYLASHAFEFSMAVFDVAQNLVNKAAGVITTSATVSGDQIVAMVDTLKEKDVGALIMILVETSLVRIAIQCISLTITLIVYGRMFEIYVYSSVSSIPFATMGNKEWGQIGTNYIKGLFALGLQGLFLMVCLGIYTVLIRTVQITDIHASLFSILGYALLLGLMMFKSGTVAKSIMNTH; from the coding sequence ATGTTTGGTATCTTTGACAAGCTAACTGAATTTTTTAAGGATATGCTACTCGGAGGTATCAAAGCAAATCTTGAGTCCATGTTCTTAGATATAAATGACAAGGTAGGAGTTATTGCAACTGATGTTGGAAAAACACCAATGGGTTGGAATGGAGAAGTATATAACTTCATAAAAAACATTAATGATAATGTGATTGTTCCAATAGCAGGTCTTATCATAACAGCAGTTTTATGTATTGAACTCATAAATATGGTTATGCAGAAGAATAATATGCACGATACAGATACTTTTGAGTTTTTCAAATACATTATAAAGATGTTTATAGCAGTCTACCTTGCAAGCCATGCCTTTGAATTTTCAATGGCAGTCTTTGATGTGGCACAAAATCTTGTAAACAAAGCGGCAGGGGTAATCACTACTTCTGCCACTGTTTCAGGAGATCAGATAGTTGCAATGGTTGATACATTAAAAGAAAAAGATGTTGGTGCATTAATAATGATATTAGTTGAAACAAGCCTTGTTAGGATTGCAATTCAATGTATATCTTTAACTATTACCTTAATAGTATATGGGCGTATGTTTGAAATATATGTCTACTCATCAGTATCATCCATACCATTTGCGACTATGGGAAATAAAGAATGGGGTCAGATTGGAACAAATTATATCAAGGGACTTTTTGCCTTGGGACTACAAGGTTTGTTTTTGATGGTATGTTTAGGTATCTACACCGTTTTAATAAGAACGGTACAGATTACAGATATTCACGCAAGCTTGTTTAGTATATTAGGATATGCTCTACTACTTGGACTTATGATGTTTAAGAGTGGAACAGTTGCAAAAAGTATTATGAATACGCACTAG
- a CDS encoding transposon-encoded TnpW family protein translates to MHENKNEQNTGIKTIKKIGKATYEVVVHFNENATETMQDKLQRIMLREMEREKHQKVDKND, encoded by the coding sequence ATGCACGAAAATAAAAATGAACAGAATACAGGGATAAAAACTATAAAGAAAATTGGTAAAGCAACTTATGAGGTTGTTGTTCACTTTAATGAAAATGCGACGGAAACAATGCAAGACAAATTACAACGCATAATGCTTAGAGAAATGGAGAGAGAAAAACATCAAAAAGTCGATAAAAATGATTAG
- a CDS encoding DUF6088 family protein → MSSYMEIISDKINSFDSHKVFFANDFLGIASNATVRQILKRLADERKIQRIIDGFYYNPKYSELIGEYEAVSIHELALAIARKYNWNIAPYNSTALNLLGLSTQVPTHYKYISSGRYKEYKIGDTVLEFKKVNPGEIANMSLKTATVIQAIKSLGKEDITGEVIQKIGENLTEKEKLDLMNESKSVPSWIYEVIREISEGENE, encoded by the coding sequence ATGAGTTCATATATGGAAATAATATCAGATAAAATAAATAGTTTTGACTCACATAAAGTATTTTTTGCAAATGACTTTTTAGGTATTGCATCTAATGCTACGGTTAGACAGATATTAAAAAGATTAGCAGATGAAAGAAAAATTCAGCGTATCATTGATGGCTTCTACTACAATCCAAAATACAGTGAATTAATTGGAGAGTACGAAGCAGTATCAATTCACGAATTAGCACTTGCCATAGCAAGAAAATACAATTGGAATATTGCACCATATAATAGCACAGCCTTAAACTTATTAGGACTTTCAACACAAGTTCCAACTCACTATAAATATATATCTAGTGGAAGATATAAGGAATATAAAATTGGGGATACGGTTTTAGAATTTAAAAAAGTAAATCCAGGAGAAATTGCCAATATGTCCCTAAAGACTGCAACAGTTATTCAGGCAATTAAGTCTTTAGGCAAAGAAGATATAACCGGCGAAGTTATACAAAAGATAGGAGAAAACTTAACTGAAAAAGAAAAATTAGACTTAATGAATGAGTCAAAATCAGTTCCATCATGGATTTATGAAGTAATAAGAGAAATTTCTGAGGGTGAAAATGAATAA
- a CDS encoding Maff2 family mobile element protein: MEFFTAGVGVLKTLVTAIGAGLGAWGVINLMEGYGNDNPGAKSQGIKQLMAGGGIVLIGIKLIPLLANALN, translated from the coding sequence ATGGAATTTTTTACAGCTGGAGTTGGAGTTTTAAAGACACTTGTAACTGCAATTGGTGCAGGTTTAGGAGCGTGGGGAGTTATTAACTTAATGGAAGGTTATGGTAATGATAACCCTGGTGCTAAATCTCAAGGTATTAAGCAGCTTATGGCTGGTGGAGGAATTGTACTAATCGGTATCAAATTAATTCCACTACTTGCAAATGCTTTAAATTAG
- a CDS encoding PrgI family protein, giving the protein MAYVPIPKDLDKIKTKVAFNLTKRQLIGFSVAGLIGIPTYIFMKKYLPNDVSIIVMLIVTLPIFFITLYEKDTLTFEKYFKFFYLHKFYQPTKRIRKEAYLEAKKKANQRLKSKGKTIKKRPKGSKKAKNKERSNK; this is encoded by the coding sequence ATGGCATATGTACCAATACCAAAAGATTTGGACAAGATTAAAACAAAGGTTGCCTTTAACTTAACCAAAAGACAACTTATAGGTTTTTCTGTGGCAGGACTAATTGGCATACCAACCTATATATTTATGAAGAAATATCTACCTAATGATGTTTCAATCATTGTAATGCTAATAGTAACCCTGCCAATCTTTTTTATAACCTTATATGAAAAAGATACCTTAACTTTTGAAAAATATTTTAAATTTTTCTATCTTCATAAGTTTTATCAACCAACTAAGAGAATAAGAAAGGAGGCATACCTTGAAGCAAAGAAAAAAGCAAATCAGCGACTTAAATCTAAGGGAAAAACAATTAAAAAAAGACCGAAAGGAAGTAAGAAGGCTAAAAACAAAGAAAGATCCAACAAATAG
- a CDS encoding stalk domain-containing protein, with translation MKKFNTNKLRAFFMALLLVLTSTSTTNVLAKADDTDGSKKVIESSISKISDLENQIKDLNDKKQEDQSKIDELKEKLESCKDNGEKLKQEKAKLEEKIRDKDNKIAQLNKEIENLKNSNNDELIAEITKLKDELKRLQDENAKLKEDYSSTKWELEAEKEKTDKNENKIKEMQEKLESLEGELAKKTKEIEDKDNKIKGLEKALDEKDAKIKDLESKKKETENSKSECFKKIEELQKAIDSLKESSENTKKELEDKIKELEEKQKSSDEEIKKLKEDLDKKIEETKKLIEEANKKAKEELEKQAKDEKEKNLNQDLSKKLDELLKLQKENKEKKEDKKSQDKKWDELLKADDKNILNQFDLNKMKKQEEQQDKKQVKDEKEFAVFQVDKNFYNIINKDGKTTVYMDVKTYVDQGRTMIPVRYIAYTLGFNVEYDNSTREAIFSNKENNILAKKTLRLNIDTGVMRDSDGKVYNSDVKPVIINGRIHASISNIAKAFGASHGDIKDGKNQTIEWDNARKAVYVFKNVK, from the coding sequence ATGAAGAAATTTAATACGAACAAACTAAGAGCCTTTTTTATGGCTCTTTTATTAGTTTTAACATCAACCTCAACTACTAATGTACTAGCTAAAGCTGATGATACAGATGGTAGTAAAAAAGTTATAGAAAGTTCAATAAGTAAAATTAGTGATTTAGAAAATCAGATCAAAGACTTAAATGATAAGAAACAAGAAGACCAATCAAAGATAGATGAATTAAAGGAAAAGTTAGAATCTTGCAAAGATAATGGAGAGAAACTAAAACAAGAAAAGGCTAAATTAGAAGAAAAGATTAGAGATAAAGATAATAAGATTGCTCAATTGAATAAAGAAATTGAGAATCTTAAAAATTCTAATAATGATGAACTAATAGCAGAAATTACTAAGCTTAAAGATGAATTAAAAAGATTGCAAGATGAAAATGCAAAACTAAAAGAAGATTATTCATCTACAAAATGGGAGTTAGAAGCTGAGAAAGAAAAGACCGATAAAAACGAAAATAAAATCAAAGAAATGCAAGAAAAGCTTGAGTCTTTAGAAGGAGAACTTGCAAAGAAGACTAAAGAAATTGAGGATAAAGATAATAAAATTAAGGGTTTGGAAAAAGCTCTTGATGAAAAAGATGCTAAGATAAAAGACCTTGAGTCTAAAAAGAAAGAGACAGAAAATTCTAAGTCAGAATGCTTTAAGAAGATTGAAGAGCTTCAAAAGGCTATTGATAGTTTAAAAGAATCTTCTGAAAATACAAAAAAGGAATTAGAAGATAAGATTAAAGAACTAGAAGAAAAACAAAAATCATCTGATGAAGAAATTAAAAAGCTAAAAGAAGATTTAGATAAGAAAATTGAAGAAACAAAGAAGTTAATCGAGGAAGCAAATAAAAAAGCGAAAGAAGAACTTGAAAAACAAGCTAAAGATGAAAAAGAAAAAAATCTAAACCAAGACTTATCTAAGAAATTAGATGAACTTCTAAAACTCCAAAAAGAAAACAAAGAGAAGAAAGAAGATAAGAAATCTCAAGATAAGAAGTGGGACGAACTTTTGAAAGCTGATGACAAGAATATCCTAAATCAATTTGATCTTAACAAGATGAAAAAGCAAGAGGAACAACAGGATAAAAAACAAGTTAAAGATGAAAAAGAATTTGCAGTTTTCCAAGTAGACAAAAACTTCTATAACATTATCAATAAAGATGGTAAGACAACAGTCTATATGGATGTAAAAACTTATGTAGACCAAGGAAGAACTATGATTCCAGTAAGATATATTGCTTATACTCTAGGTTTTAATGTTGAGTATGACAACTCTACTCGTGAAGCTATTTTCTCAAATAAGGAGAATAATATCCTAGCTAAAAAGACATTAAGACTAAATATTGATACTGGTGTTATGAGAGATTCAGATGGAAAAGTCTACAATTCAGATGTTAAGCCAGTGATTATAAATGGAAGAATTCATGCTTCAATTTCAAATATTGCCAAAGCTTTCGGAGCTAGTCATGGAGATATTAAAGATGGTAAAAACCAAACAATAGAATGGGACAATGCTAGAAAAGCAGTCTATGTATTTAAAAATGTAAAATAA